The Solanum lycopersicum chromosome 9, SLM_r2.1 genome window below encodes:
- the LOC101267738 gene encoding uncharacterized protein, with protein MLSIARRVHSSLPSLQFIGLQFQSAHAAGSSSPHRRQRSKFSPSAMLKKVDDKSDWWVVDGEMHEIGENVPPRERFVISRQNIPNKRRKQLREQFMRRTRLVLKESEHEPWCKRYMELYKEMRENWERLYWDEGYSKKLAQDHANYDSAEDDDEDFSPYRRSRPNADQMKEQGGVTGRNRQGDNWEKVSLIRDKFEYDRERRMREKAFAPMSEANNIGMDYSTPKYQASDTRRYISDSDSDID; from the exons ATGCTTTCAATCGCTCGACGAGTTCATAGTTCACTCCCTTCCCTCCAATTTATTGGTCTCCAATTCCAGTCTGCTCATGCCGCCGGGAGTTCTTCCCCACATCGGCGGCAAAGGTCCAAGTTTTCTCCGTCAGCAATGTTGAAGAAAGTCGACGACAAGTCAGATTGGTGGGTTGTTGACGGGGAAATGCACGAAATTGGTGAAAATGTACCTCCCAGGGAGAGATTCGTAATCTCAAGACAGAACATCCCTAACAAGCGTCGTAAGCAGCTTCGCGAACAGTTCATGCGCCGTACTCGCCTAGTCCTTAAAGAATCT GAGCATGAACCATGGTGCAAAAGATATATGGAATTGTATAAAGAGATGAGAGAGAACTGGGAGAGGCTATATTGGGATGAGGGTTATTCCAAAAAGCTTGCTCAAGATCATGCAAACTATGATTCTGctgaagatgatgatgaagatttCTCTCCATACAG GAGAAGTAGACCTAATGCTGACCAAATGAAG GAACAAGGAGGAGTTACAGGGAGAAACAGACAAGGTGATAACTGGGAAAAGGTTAGCCTAATCCGTGATAAATTTGAGTACGACAGAGAGAGAAGAATGAGAGAAAAAG CATTTGCACCTATGAGTGAAGCAAACAACATTGGTATGGATTACTCAACTCCGAAGTACCAGGCCTCTGACACTCGGAGATACATATCTGACAGCGATAGTGACATTGACTGA